A window from Sphingobacteriia bacterium encodes these proteins:
- a CDS encoding GNAT family N-acetyltransferase encodes MNTLLENLEKSVYEKLCYLPNAIKLKVIKQTDVTIVNSNLATSMFNIVCNTNFSEGILNNKINEIINSFNEQPFAWWLGPSNKSLKLREELVKKGFIKESPEYILCNSLENLNHIHQSKSELKITRVNNFRELEDFASIIKPYDEKAGYFFDKLLNSNILNDNNYHFFIGYYNNIPVTIGTLFFNQDYAGAFDLITIPQYRGKGFAKDMVLYRLNFAKENNMKYFYLSASSEISANIYKKLGFDVLGNFDCYEWKGK; translated from the coding sequence ATGAATACTTTATTAGAAAACCTCGAAAAGAGCGTTTATGAAAAATTATGTTATTTACCAAATGCAATAAAACTTAAAGTTATTAAACAAACTGATGTTACTATTGTAAATTCTAACCTTGCCACTTCAATGTTTAATATTGTATGCAATACTAATTTTTCTGAAGGCATTCTAAATAATAAAATTAATGAAATAATAAATAGTTTTAATGAGCAACCTTTTGCATGGTGGTTAGGGCCTTCAAATAAATCCCTAAAGCTTAGGGAAGAATTAGTAAAAAAAGGTTTTATAAAAGAATCACCGGAATATATTTTGTGTAATTCATTAGAAAATTTAAATCATATTCACCAATCTAAAAGTGAACTTAAAATTACACGAGTGAATAATTTTAGAGAGTTAGAAGATTTTGCATCAATTATTAAACCATATGATGAAAAAGCGGGTTATTTTTTCGATAAATTATTAAACTCAAATATATTAAATGATAACAACTATCACTTCTTCATTGGATATTATAATAACATCCCTGTTACTATTGGCACTTTATTTTTTAATCAAGATTACGCTGGAGCATTTGATTTAATTACTATACCCCAATATAGAGGCAAAGGTTTTGCTAAAGATATGGTTCTATATAGGCTAAACTTTGCCAAAGAAAATAATATGAAATATTTCTACCTTTCAGCTTCAAGTGAAATTAGCGCTAATATCTATAAAAAATTAGGGTTTGATGTGTTGGGCAA
- a CDS encoding flagellar FliJ family protein — MITKLLQKQLDKKSKTLNELNTYLTKLESSLQALKDELEKEKEACLSNPLVSSSFTNFLSHNNHRQSLIKTQITSTEQKIEEVKAEIFELFSEIKKYDVVSERKAKRKLEKEDKNEQKFLDDLFSKNEEKI, encoded by the coding sequence TTGATAACAAAGCTGCTACAGAAACAGCTTGATAAAAAATCTAAAACTTTAAACGAATTAAATACTTATCTTACTAAGTTAGAAAGCTCCCTCCAGGCTTTAAAAGATGAGCTTGAAAAGGAAAAAGAAGCTTGCTTAAGTAACCCTTTAGTAAGTAGCTCTTTTACAAATTTTTTATCTCATAACAATCATAGACAATCGCTTATAAAAACTCAGATCACTTCTACCGAACAGAAAATTGAAGAAGTAAAAGCAGAAATTTTTGAATTATTCTCAGAAATAAAAAAATATGACGTAGTAAGTGAACGCAAGGCTAAAAGAAAACTTGAAAAAGAAGATAAAAATGAGCAAAAATTTTTAGACGACCTTTTTAGTAAAAATGAAGAAAAAATCTAA